A region of Periplaneta americana isolate PAMFEO1 chromosome 16, P.americana_PAMFEO1_priV1, whole genome shotgun sequence DNA encodes the following proteins:
- the Pbp45 gene encoding snRNA-activating protein complex subunit 1 yields MSQHYIAVGVKTDCVNLLEKFTATKSVRFQEFLKIWKEMKFPCIYCGRESFAELYEFTEEVLKIAKEFFLPPNPLQTRLCGLYLLYGLYNKQPTIEEGKFLVKIRFNLKEWQDSCSLVKVIREEQHYDALFIFNKLLSENAFYFCAMPREYGLEKSIRKYLERGEKTAEDPLPKSELLTLENNGLLQSLDELSKKYYEFKCALNKDSKKTTPHRLLDYASASVVDDIRKLMAPLVNSSDVEELENDNDDIGNHRKRLKNLAYFGAGPSNNS; encoded by the exons ATGAGTCAACATTACATTGCTGTTGGTGTGAAGACTGATTGTGTAAATCTTCTAGAAAAATTCACTGCAACAAAATCTGTCCGCTTTCAAGAATTTTTGAAGATATGGAAGGAAATGAAGTTTCCATGTATTTACTGTGGACGAGAAAGTTTTGCCGAACTGTATGAGTTCACAGAAGAG GTACTGAAGATAGCAAAAGAATTCTTTCTTCCTCCAAACCCCCTTCAGACAAGGCTGTGTGGTCTGTACCTCCTATATGGATTGTATAATAAACAACCAACAATTGAAg AAGGAAAATTTCTTGTGAAGATACGTTTTAATCTAAAGGAATGGCAAGATTCCTGCAGCCTAGTGAAGGTAATACGTGAGGAACAACATTATGAtgctttgttcatattcaataagCTCTTATCAGAAAATGCATTCTACTTCTGTGCCATGCCACGTGAATATGGACTTGAAAAAAGCATTCGAAAATATCTAGAACGTGGCGAAAAAACTGCTGAAGATCCACTTCCCAAGTCGGAACTACTAACTTTGGAGAATAATGGCTTATTGCAATCATTGGATGAACTCAGTAAAAAATATTACGAGTTCAAATGTGCATTAAACAAAGACAGTAAGAAAACTACTCCTCACAGATTACTCGACTATGCAAGTGCGTCGGTTGTAGACGATATCAGAAAGCTAATGGCACCTTTAGTAAATAGTTCAGATGTTGAGGAATTGGAAAATGACAATGATGATATTGGAAATCATCGCAAGAGATTAAAGAATTTAGCATACTTTGGTGCAGGTCCAAGCAACAATTCTTGA